A window of the Lactuca sativa cultivar Salinas chromosome 7, Lsat_Salinas_v11, whole genome shotgun sequence genome harbors these coding sequences:
- the LOC111885681 gene encoding LOW QUALITY PROTEIN: CMP-sialic acid transporter 2 (The sequence of the model RefSeq protein was modified relative to this genomic sequence to represent the inferred CDS: substituted 1 base at 1 genomic stop codon), which produces MESSNNNRVQTTFSLLSASNLRDIEDMGKVPPVYNLAAFILAVMIAGIYFFDLSVASTCLLIAILLKIIMKRQFSIIQXEALALLLIGISINQMQALPEGSSRMGVPLEMGAYIYIFIFVTVPSLASVFNEYALKSQYDTSIYLQNLFLYGYGAIFSFLGILGTIVIKGPESFDILHGRSKATMLLIINNAGQVILSSFFFKYADTILKKYSSTVATIFTGFASATLFGHTLTINFLLGISIVFISMHQAIHRLDSDATQPLLPT; this is translated from the exons atggagtcaagcaacaACAACAGG GTTCAGACTACGTTTTCACTTTTGTCTGCTTCAAACCTACGTGACATTGAG GACATGGGAAAGGTTCCTCCGGTTTATAACTTGGCTGCCTTCATCCTAGCTGTTATGATAGCTGGGATCTATTTCTTTGACCTTAGCGTTGCTTCAACCT GTTTGTTAATTGCAATTTTATTAAAGATAATAATGAAGCGCCAATTTTCCATTATTCAG TAGGAGGCTCTTGCTCTGTTGCTTATTGGAATTAGCATAAATCAAATGCAAGCTTTACCTGAGGGAAGTAGTAGAATGGGCGTGCCACTTGAAATGGGTGCATATATCTACATATTCATTTTT GTAACTGTTCCATCTTTGGCTTCTGTCTTTAATGAATATGCACTGAAAAGTCAATATGACACAAGCATATACCTTC aaaatttgtttttgtatGGATATGGTGCTATATTCAGTTTTCTTGGGATACTTGGAACAATTGTTATCAAag gcCCTGAAAGCTTTGATATTTTGCATGGACGTTCAAAAGCTACTATGCTTTTGATTATAAACAATGCAGGGCAAGTAATTTTATCCTCATTTTTCTTCAAATATGCAG ATACAATTTTAAAAAAGTATTcatcaactgttgcaacaatTTTCACAGGCTTTGCATCTGCTACTTTGTTTGGTCATACTTTGACTATAAATTTCTTGCTAGGAATTTCAATTGTTTTCATTTCAATGCACCAG GCTATTCATCGTTTAGATTCTGATGCAACACAACCACTTCTTCCTACTTAA